In Sphingobacterium sp. lm-10, one DNA window encodes the following:
- a CDS encoding DUF5686 family protein, translating to MVVILFAVSGSAQTIIIKGKVKDGYTLEPIPYASINVVGLSSYGTASNERGEFSLQINGPQRTLSISSVGYDVREVTLSEENEQYEDIFLYAQNAIEAVSVKAPKLKYSNKDNPAVELIRQVVAHRDENRLTGQDYVEYNQYEKIVLGLSNLSEKFKNRKIFKNYQFLFQQDSLGTDDSSYVLPAFMEEKYTKNYYRKNPKTTSQEVLAQKQADFDPRFVDNSGLSNYLKRLYDEVEIYDNNVTILTNQFLSPIANTAPNFYRFYITDTIKNGTEELVELSFFPRNKSNLLFKGKLHVTMDGKYAVKYAVMSVNKEINLNFVRGLDVELFFDKDNQDKYYLTKSDLDIEFSLTGKGKGIRGKRVVMLDNYTSGLVRADSVYQTARNTTNTPSANQTPVDWTAIRPEPLAANEAVVYQNIEGLQNMSSFKRIMDISSLVLAGYKQAGPVEIGPVNTFYSYNPVEGLRLRLGGRTTEQLSERFYAEAFGAYGTRDQQWKYFVSGTYALNKKSPYKFPQHYIRASVSHDTKIPGQNLDFIQEDNILLSFKRGEDLSYLYNEQYRLDYKLEMEGNFAFTSGLNVWKQMPAGVLAYRQIQPDGTTRNISELNTTEVHVGVRWAPNEQFYQGKNYRTPIVNEFPIFNLNYTAGLKNVLNGEYNYHNFTAGAFKRVYLSQLGYADVNIDGTYILGNNIPYPLLTIHRANQTYAYQLSSYNLMNFMEFVSDHHAALQVQYYMNGFLFNKIPLLKKLKLREVFSFKGIYGGLRDSNNPDISNQVYEWQRNSDGVVSSYTFEGSPYMEASVGVANIFKILRVDAVKRLSYLDHPNAPNWGIRARIKFDF from the coding sequence ATGGTGGTTATACTGTTTGCAGTTTCTGGCTCGGCACAGACCATCATTATTAAAGGAAAAGTCAAAGACGGGTATACTTTGGAGCCCATTCCATATGCCAGTATCAACGTGGTTGGTTTAAGCTCCTATGGAACGGCTAGCAATGAGCGAGGCGAATTCTCCTTACAGATTAATGGACCACAACGTACTCTATCTATAAGTTCTGTTGGATACGATGTAAGAGAGGTAACTTTGAGTGAGGAAAATGAACAATATGAAGACATATTTCTGTACGCTCAAAATGCTATCGAAGCCGTATCTGTTAAAGCTCCCAAGTTAAAGTACTCCAATAAAGATAACCCAGCAGTGGAGCTGATCCGTCAGGTGGTAGCGCACCGGGATGAGAACCGATTAACGGGTCAGGATTATGTAGAATACAACCAGTATGAAAAGATTGTATTAGGGCTGAGCAACCTTAGCGAAAAATTCAAAAACCGTAAGATTTTCAAGAATTATCAATTTCTGTTTCAGCAGGATAGTTTAGGAACGGATGATTCTTCCTATGTACTGCCTGCCTTTATGGAAGAAAAATACACTAAAAACTATTACCGTAAAAATCCGAAAACCACTTCGCAAGAAGTACTAGCGCAAAAACAGGCAGATTTTGATCCGCGTTTTGTAGATAATTCCGGCTTGAGCAATTATTTGAAACGACTGTACGATGAGGTAGAGATTTATGACAATAACGTCACTATTCTGACGAATCAGTTTCTCAGCCCTATTGCGAATACAGCGCCTAACTTTTATCGTTTCTACATCACGGATACGATTAAAAATGGCACGGAAGAGTTGGTAGAATTAAGTTTTTTCCCTAGGAACAAAAGTAACCTCCTCTTCAAAGGTAAACTACACGTCACGATGGATGGGAAATATGCCGTGAAATATGCCGTGATGAGTGTAAATAAAGAGATCAATCTTAATTTTGTACGTGGCTTGGATGTCGAGTTGTTCTTTGATAAAGACAATCAGGATAAGTATTACCTAACTAAGAGTGACCTGGATATTGAGTTCTCCCTTACTGGAAAAGGTAAAGGCATACGTGGAAAACGTGTAGTCATGCTGGACAATTACACGAGTGGGCTGGTTAGGGCAGATAGTGTTTATCAAACAGCTAGAAATACGACGAATACACCCTCGGCAAACCAAACTCCGGTAGACTGGACAGCCATTCGTCCAGAACCTTTGGCGGCTAATGAAGCGGTGGTATACCAGAATATTGAAGGATTGCAAAATATGTCATCTTTCAAACGAATTATGGATATTTCTTCTCTTGTCCTTGCCGGTTATAAACAAGCAGGGCCGGTAGAAATCGGACCGGTGAATACCTTCTACTCTTATAATCCGGTAGAGGGATTGCGTTTGCGGTTAGGCGGGCGCACGACAGAACAATTAAGTGAGCGTTTTTACGCGGAGGCATTTGGTGCCTACGGTACAAGAGATCAGCAATGGAAATACTTTGTAAGTGGTACATACGCCCTAAATAAGAAGTCTCCCTATAAATTTCCACAGCATTATATCCGCGCCTCGGTATCGCACGACACCAAGATCCCGGGCCAGAACCTGGATTTTATTCAGGAGGATAATATCTTGCTCTCTTTCAAACGTGGTGAGGATTTAAGTTATTTATATAATGAGCAGTATCGCTTGGATTACAAACTAGAGATGGAAGGTAATTTTGCGTTCACATCTGGGTTGAATGTCTGGAAACAGATGCCAGCAGGCGTATTGGCTTATCGGCAGATCCAGCCGGATGGCACCACGCGTAACATTTCGGAACTCAACACCACAGAAGTACATGTTGGCGTGCGCTGGGCACCAAACGAGCAGTTTTACCAAGGTAAAAACTACCGTACGCCGATCGTAAACGAATTTCCAATATTCAATCTGAATTATACTGCAGGGCTAAAAAATGTATTAAACGGAGAATACAATTATCATAACTTCACCGCAGGTGCATTCAAGCGTGTATATCTCTCTCAGTTGGGTTATGCAGATGTGAATATCGATGGTACGTATATTCTTGGAAATAACATTCCTTATCCGTTGTTGACAATACATCGTGCCAATCAGACCTACGCCTACCAGCTTAGCTCGTACAATCTCATGAACTTTATGGAGTTTGTATCTGATCATCATGCCGCATTGCAGGTGCAATATTATATGAATGGATTTTTGTTCAACAAAATTCCATTGTTAAAGAAACTCAAGCTTCGCGAAGTATTTAGCTTTAAAGGTATCTACGGCGGCCTACGGGATAGCAACAATCCCGATATCTCCAATCAGGTATACGAATGGCAGCGCAATTCGGATGGTGTGGTATCTTCGTATACCTTCGAAGGATCTCCTTATATGGAGGCCAGCGTAGGTGTCGCTAATATTTTTAAAATTTTACGGGTAGATGCTGTGAAGCGATTGTCTTATCTCGATCATCCCAACGCACCAAATTGGGGCATCCGCGCACGTATCAAGTTTGATTTTTAG
- the trpS gene encoding tryptophan--tRNA ligase — protein sequence METVVSGIRSTGKLHLGNYYGALSNFVKMQDEYNCFFFIADLHSLTTHPTPGDLSRTVRQVVVEYLAAGIDPEKSTIYVQSDVPQVAELYLYMNMNAYLGELERATAFKDKVRANPDNVNAGLLTYPVLMACDILIHHATKVPVGKDQEQHLEMTRTFGNRFNRLYEVDYFKEPYAFSYSDKLVKIPGLDGQGKMGKSNGDASCVYLSDSPEVIRKKVMRAVSDSGPTTPNQAKPESIQNLFDLMKVVSSADTYTHFDDLYNNCAIRYGDFKKQLAEDMVLATEPVRSRIEEISADEAYLSKVIQLGAEKAAASADRTIKEVREIIGLKKI from the coding sequence ATGGAAACAGTAGTTAGTGGAATTAGAAGTACCGGGAAGTTACACCTTGGTAATTATTATGGGGCGTTAAGCAATTTTGTAAAAATGCAGGATGAATACAACTGTTTCTTCTTCATTGCAGATTTACATTCTTTGACAACACACCCTACACCAGGTGACTTGAGCCGTACTGTACGTCAAGTGGTAGTAGAATATTTAGCAGCCGGAATTGATCCGGAAAAATCTACGATCTACGTACAATCAGACGTGCCACAGGTAGCTGAGCTGTATCTTTACATGAATATGAATGCGTATCTAGGTGAACTGGAGCGTGCGACTGCGTTTAAAGATAAGGTAAGAGCCAATCCGGATAATGTGAATGCCGGACTGCTTACCTACCCCGTATTAATGGCTTGTGATATCCTGATCCATCATGCTACAAAAGTTCCGGTCGGAAAAGATCAGGAGCAGCATTTAGAGATGACCCGTACTTTTGGTAATCGCTTCAATCGTTTATATGAAGTGGATTACTTTAAGGAACCCTACGCTTTTAGCTACTCAGACAAATTGGTCAAAATACCAGGTCTGGATGGACAAGGAAAAATGGGTAAATCCAATGGCGATGCTAGCTGTGTATACCTGTCGGATAGCCCGGAAGTAATTCGTAAGAAAGTGATGCGCGCGGTGTCAGACTCAGGCCCAACAACACCAAACCAAGCTAAGCCAGAATCCATTCAGAATCTCTTTGATTTAATGAAAGTCGTATCCAGCGCAGATACGTATACGCACTTTGATGATTTGTATAACAACTGCGCTATCCGTTACGGTGATTTTAAGAAGCAATTGGCAGAAGATATGGTTTTGGCGACAGAGCCGGTTCGCTCGCGTATAGAAGAGATCTCTGCAGATGAGGCCTACCTGAGCAAAGTCATCCAACTCGGCGCAGAAAAGGCTGCTGCCAGTGCAGACCGCACGATTAAAGAGGTACGTGAAATTATTGGATTGAAAAAAATATAA
- a CDS encoding deoxynucleoside kinase — MHIAVVGNIGAGKTTLTELLARHLKYEPQFEAVENNPYLEDFYSDMKRWAFNLQIFFLNSRFRHIVELQNRNIDMIQDRTIYEDAYIFAENLFDMGLMSARDFENYSNIFQSIVHYIQPPDLLIYLRASVPTLVNNIQKRGRDYESGIRLDYLSKLNDKYEKWIGNYKEGKLLILDKDNLDFAQKPEDLGMVIQKIEAELFGLF; from the coding sequence ATGCATATAGCTGTAGTAGGAAATATCGGTGCCGGAAAGACCACACTAACGGAATTACTAGCACGCCACCTCAAGTATGAACCACAGTTTGAGGCGGTGGAGAATAATCCATATTTGGAAGACTTTTATAGTGATATGAAGCGTTGGGCTTTCAATCTACAGATCTTCTTTCTAAATAGCCGATTTCGCCACATTGTAGAATTGCAAAACAGAAATATCGACATGATTCAAGATCGTACGATCTATGAAGATGCGTATATATTTGCAGAGAACCTTTTCGACATGGGTTTGATGTCTGCCCGAGATTTTGAAAACTACAGTAATATTTTTCAGAGCATCGTCCATTACATTCAGCCACCAGATTTGTTGATCTACCTGCGTGCATCTGTACCTACATTGGTCAATAATATACAGAAGCGTGGCCGTGATTATGAGTCTGGAATACGTTTGGACTACCTTTCCAAGCTTAACGACAAGTACGAAAAATGGATTGGTAATTATAAAGAAGGAAAACTATTGATCCTGGATAAGGATAACTTGGATTTCGCACAAAAGCCAGAAGATCTGGGTATGGTGATCCAAAAGATTGAAGCCGAATTATTCGGATTGTTTTAA
- a CDS encoding aldo/keto reductase, giving the protein MQYNKIGNTDMIASAVGLGGMSLTGGATKTNVEIVQRAFDGGITYFDTADLYEKGLNETLFGQALSGFRQRVVLATKVGNKWRPDGEGWDWKPSKAHILKEVEASLTRLKTDYIDLYQLHGGTIDDPFEEIIEAFELLIKQGKIRSYGFSSIRPNVFERYAKYASIVSNMMPYSLLDRRPEPYFKQLENAGIDVAVRGALAQGLLINKQAKEYLQQTAGEVSLAQRQINRLSEELGQSATTIALRYAITPSAVKRLVIGVRAMKQLDDVLDSATKLQPLDVESLALLENGLRKGAYTEHLS; this is encoded by the coding sequence ATGCAGTACAACAAGATAGGGAATACAGATATGATCGCTTCGGCAGTTGGTTTGGGTGGCATGTCTTTGACGGGTGGTGCAACCAAGACCAATGTGGAGATTGTACAACGCGCTTTTGATGGTGGGATTACCTATTTTGACACCGCTGATCTATATGAAAAAGGTCTGAATGAAACCTTATTTGGGCAGGCTTTATCGGGTTTTAGACAAAGGGTAGTATTGGCGACCAAAGTGGGAAACAAATGGCGTCCGGATGGCGAAGGCTGGGACTGGAAACCAAGTAAGGCACATATTCTTAAAGAGGTAGAGGCTTCGCTTACGAGATTAAAAACAGATTATATTGATCTTTATCAGCTCCATGGCGGCACAATAGATGATCCGTTCGAAGAAATTATAGAGGCGTTTGAATTGTTGATAAAACAAGGGAAAATTCGGTCTTATGGCTTCTCATCCATAAGACCAAATGTTTTTGAACGTTACGCAAAGTACGCATCCATCGTGAGTAATATGATGCCCTATAGCTTATTAGATAGAAGGCCGGAACCTTACTTCAAACAGTTGGAAAACGCGGGTATTGATGTAGCAGTACGCGGCGCTTTGGCGCAGGGTTTACTCATTAATAAACAGGCAAAGGAATATCTACAACAAACAGCAGGAGAGGTGTCATTAGCACAACGCCAAATAAACCGCCTGTCTGAAGAACTGGGACAATCGGCAACGACTATTGCATTGCGTTATGCGATTACACCATCTGCGGTAAAGCGATTAGTCATTGGAGTGCGTGCAATGAAGCAGTTGGATGATGTGTTGGATTCGGCAACAAAATTACAGCCATTGGATGTCGAATCGTTGGCTTTGTTAGAAAATGGTCTGCGTAAAGGCGCATACACAGAACATTTAAGCTAA
- a CDS encoding FKBP-type peptidyl-prolyl cis-trans isomerase, whose product MKIIAGASLLCLFALNSSAQKLQSGADSLSYALGQDIARSIKSIGVPINATIVSESLTKALQGEEGLFGEQEVQQIIRQQLMAAQEAKAAVFKEKSNRFFEDNKKNDGVVVDSSGIQYLVLQPGTGEQPTKEDEVTVHYIGKLIDGSTFDNSYDRGEPITFGLDGVIPGWQIALPLMKKGAKYRFFIPYDLAYGERGSGAIPPFSTLIFDIELLNITPKES is encoded by the coding sequence ATGAAAATAATAGCTGGAGCAAGCTTACTATGTCTATTCGCGCTAAATTCTTCTGCGCAGAAATTACAATCGGGTGCCGATTCTTTGTCCTATGCCTTAGGGCAGGATATTGCCCGTTCTATCAAATCTATTGGTGTACCCATCAATGCAACCATTGTGAGCGAATCGCTGACAAAAGCATTGCAGGGAGAAGAAGGCTTATTCGGAGAACAGGAAGTGCAGCAGATCATTCGCCAGCAACTAATGGCTGCTCAGGAAGCCAAAGCTGCTGTGTTCAAAGAAAAAAGTAATCGTTTTTTTGAGGACAATAAAAAGAACGATGGCGTCGTCGTAGATTCTTCCGGCATACAATACCTCGTATTGCAGCCAGGTACTGGTGAACAACCAACAAAAGAGGACGAAGTGACTGTGCATTATATTGGTAAGCTGATCGACGGAAGTACTTTTGACAACTCGTATGATCGGGGAGAGCCGATTACCTTCGGATTAGATGGGGTAATCCCAGGCTGGCAAATTGCATTACCTTTGATGAAAAAGGGTGCCAAATATCGTTTCTTTATTCCTTACGATTTGGCCTATGGAGAGCGTGGCTCCGGTGCCATACCGCCATTCAGTACATTGATTTTTGATATCGAATTATTGAATATTACGCCGAAGGAAAGCTAA
- a CDS encoding glycosyltransferase family protein, with protein sequence MKILYAVQGTGNGHLCRAMDIIPCLQQHGEVDVLVSGIQADIVLPFEVKYKLHGLSFIFGKHGGVDLWRTFMSSTVRKFSKEITSLPVDQYDLVINDFEPISAWACHLKDIPCIGLSHQIGALDPLSPKPEESDTLGKFIMKNYAPASISYGFHFKSYSERIYTPVIRQSVRELDVADRGHYTVYLPSYDDGHLLKHLSRFEDVQWEVFSKHNKQPFALKNVRINPINSDAFIKSMAHSAGVLCGAGFETPAEALYLGKKLLVIPMKNQYEQHLNAASLQEMGVPVIKSLKRKYEYDMESWLYSKSKVRVDYPDNTAQIIAQIVEKHK encoded by the coding sequence ATGAAGATACTGTATGCTGTACAGGGAACGGGCAATGGCCACTTGTGTCGTGCCATGGATATTATACCATGTCTTCAGCAGCATGGCGAAGTCGATGTGTTGGTCAGCGGAATTCAAGCAGATATTGTGCTGCCTTTTGAGGTCAAGTACAAACTGCATGGCCTTAGTTTTATTTTTGGGAAGCATGGTGGTGTAGATCTCTGGCGCACGTTTATGAGTTCGACAGTTCGAAAATTCTCTAAGGAAATCACTAGCCTTCCAGTCGATCAATATGATTTGGTGATTAATGATTTTGAGCCGATTTCCGCTTGGGCCTGTCATCTTAAAGATATCCCGTGCATTGGCCTAAGTCATCAGATTGGCGCGTTGGATCCACTTAGTCCAAAGCCCGAGGAATCGGATACATTAGGCAAGTTCATCATGAAAAACTACGCGCCAGCATCGATCTCCTATGGTTTTCATTTCAAATCTTATTCAGAGCGGATTTATACACCTGTCATTCGTCAGTCGGTCAGAGAATTGGATGTAGCAGATCGTGGCCATTACACCGTGTATTTGCCTTCGTACGATGACGGACATTTACTCAAACACTTATCTCGATTTGAAGATGTTCAATGGGAGGTGTTTTCTAAGCACAACAAACAGCCATTTGCTCTCAAAAATGTACGCATCAATCCCATCAATAGTGACGCTTTTATAAAAAGTATGGCGCATTCTGCCGGCGTATTGTGTGGTGCCGGTTTTGAGACTCCGGCAGAAGCCTTATATTTGGGCAAGAAATTATTGGTCATCCCGATGAAAAACCAGTATGAGCAGCATCTCAATGCCGCATCATTACAAGAAATGGGCGTACCGGTTATCAAAAGTTTAAAAAGAAAATACGAATACGATATGGAGTCGTGGTTGTACAGTAAGTCGAAGGTACGTGTAGATTATCCAGACAATACTGCACAAATCATTGCACAAATCGTTGAAAAACACAAATAA
- a CDS encoding aminotransferase class IV codes for MPIHYINTNGSLVAENSPIISIENRAFRYGDGVFETMLWRDGDIRFLAQHINRLQESLQMLHIEDHVLYDAYFIRSKAEELIRKNNLMGKDVRIRLIVYRAGDGLYAPLTNRSAYTLQADLLPVPTKDKKVGLIVGLYSEYKKSFSELSKLKSLNALVYVTAGLFKTKFGYDDVLLLNQEGYLCESLTSNIFVYYDKTLYTPAISEGCVQGVMRQVVMDMAAEEGIPVVEAQISPDIMKEADEIFCTNAVQGIQWVMGYKQKRYFNMIARVLQDKLKNFTYDIPS; via the coding sequence ATGCCCATACACTATATTAATACTAATGGTAGTCTGGTCGCAGAAAATAGCCCGATAATATCGATAGAAAATCGGGCTTTTCGTTATGGAGATGGGGTTTTTGAAACCATGCTCTGGCGAGATGGCGATATTCGATTCCTGGCGCAACACATAAATCGGTTGCAGGAATCATTACAGATGTTGCACATCGAAGATCACGTGTTGTACGATGCTTATTTTATCCGCTCTAAAGCGGAAGAACTTATTCGTAAAAATAATTTGATGGGCAAAGATGTTCGTATCCGGCTCATTGTGTACCGTGCCGGCGACGGTCTGTACGCGCCGCTCACCAATAGATCTGCCTATACATTGCAAGCCGATCTATTGCCCGTACCGACGAAAGATAAGAAGGTCGGACTGATTGTTGGCCTGTATTCCGAATATAAAAAGTCCTTCAGTGAATTGTCCAAATTGAAATCATTGAACGCCTTGGTCTATGTAACTGCTGGTTTGTTTAAGACCAAGTTTGGCTACGATGACGTACTCTTGCTCAATCAGGAAGGATATTTGTGCGAATCGCTAACCTCCAACATTTTTGTTTATTACGATAAGACCTTGTATACGCCGGCTATCAGCGAAGGCTGTGTACAGGGGGTGATGCGGCAAGTCGTCATGGATATGGCGGCAGAAGAAGGTATTCCCGTGGTGGAGGCGCAGATCAGTCCGGATATTATGAAAGAAGCGGATGAGATATTTTGTACGAATGCGGTGCAGGGTATTCAGTGGGTGATGGGTTATAAGCAAAAGCGTTATTTTAACATGATCGCCCGCGTGTTGCAGGATAAGCTGAAAAACTTCACCTATGACATTCCTTCTTAA
- a CDS encoding RluA family pseudouridine synthase — MVDHLEEEHDEQELFEHIRIVTDKKQSPLRVDKFLMNRVENTSRNRIQNAIDAGSVRVNDNLVKSNYKVKPLDVVTVVFPDPPRDTEVYPENIPLDIIFEDDDVLLVNKTPGMVVHPGFNNYTGTLVNALTYHLNQLPTMPGNTGRPGLVHRIDKDTSGLLVIAKNEWAMTCLAKQFYEHSIARKYVALVWGDIEEDGTITGYIGRELKDRRIMTMYDDPEKGKWSVTHYKVLERLGYVTLIECELETGRTHQIRTHLKSIGHPLFNDAAYGGASIRKGTVFAKYRQFVDNCFSLLPRQALHARSLGFEHPTSKQNVAFEVPLPADFQAALDKWRAYATLKD; from the coding sequence ATGGTTGATCACTTAGAGGAAGAACACGACGAGCAGGAGCTTTTTGAGCACATCAGAATTGTCACAGACAAAAAACAAAGCCCATTGCGGGTAGACAAATTTTTGATGAATCGCGTGGAGAACACGTCTCGTAATCGTATCCAGAATGCGATCGATGCTGGTTCAGTCCGTGTAAATGATAATTTGGTGAAATCCAACTATAAGGTGAAGCCGCTGGATGTCGTCACCGTGGTTTTCCCAGACCCGCCGCGTGATACCGAAGTATATCCAGAAAATATTCCTTTAGATATCATTTTTGAGGATGATGATGTGCTTTTGGTCAATAAAACACCCGGCATGGTGGTGCATCCTGGATTTAATAATTATACCGGTACCTTAGTCAATGCATTGACCTATCATCTAAATCAATTGCCGACTATGCCTGGCAATACGGGAAGACCGGGCTTGGTACATCGCATTGATAAGGATACTTCTGGATTATTAGTGATTGCTAAAAATGAGTGGGCTATGACCTGTTTGGCTAAGCAATTTTACGAGCACAGTATTGCTCGTAAATATGTTGCCTTAGTGTGGGGAGATATTGAAGAAGATGGCACGATCACGGGTTATATTGGCCGTGAGTTGAAAGATCGTCGCATTATGACGATGTACGATGATCCAGAAAAAGGAAAATGGTCTGTCACCCACTACAAAGTATTGGAGCGACTGGGCTATGTTACCTTAATCGAGTGCGAGCTCGAAACAGGGCGTACCCATCAGATTAGGACACACCTGAAATCTATTGGTCATCCGCTCTTCAATGACGCTGCATATGGTGGCGCCAGTATCCGCAAGGGAACTGTTTTTGCAAAATATAGGCAATTTGTCGACAACTGCTTTTCGCTATTACCACGGCAGGCACTACATGCCCGAAGTTTAGGATTTGAACACCCAACTTCCAAACAAAATGTTGCTTTCGAAGTTCCATTACCAGCAGATTTTCAAGCTGCATTGGATAAGTGGCGTGCGTACGCTACCTTGAAAGACTAA
- a CDS encoding pyridoxal-phosphate dependent enzyme, which yields MMSLDFRFSSPVEVLDLPILRDHKVHVSVKRDDLIHPFISGNKWRKLKYILTQAHEGRKSTLVTFGGAWSNHLLATACAGAKFGFKTHGFVRGEPVQNPVLAMCRLYGMELQFVDRTSYRDKKKLFNENFHVRDAVYIGEGGFSSSALQGCAEIVQELPQKYDHIFVASGTGTTVAGLAAGVLQKNLATRVHSVPVLKGGDFLKNDVQTLGIDPEKITFHTDYHFGGYAKYTPELLAFVKDFVQRTGMMIEPTYTGKAFYALLDLVQQDYFAPDDHLLIVHTGGLTGFLGMFEKF from the coding sequence ATGATGTCTTTGGATTTCCGTTTCAGCAGCCCAGTGGAGGTACTTGATTTACCCATTCTTCGTGACCATAAGGTACATGTTTCTGTAAAGCGTGACGACTTGATCCATCCTTTTATCTCCGGAAATAAATGGAGAAAATTAAAATATATACTTACCCAAGCTCATGAAGGGCGAAAAAGTACCTTAGTTACATTTGGTGGTGCTTGGTCTAATCACCTTCTGGCCACGGCCTGTGCTGGTGCCAAATTTGGCTTCAAAACGCATGGTTTTGTTCGTGGAGAACCAGTGCAGAATCCTGTGTTGGCCATGTGTAGATTATACGGAATGGAGCTGCAATTCGTCGATCGCACGAGCTATCGCGATAAAAAAAAGCTTTTCAATGAAAACTTTCATGTGCGGGATGCTGTATATATCGGAGAAGGTGGATTTAGTAGCAGTGCCTTACAGGGGTGTGCAGAGATCGTGCAAGAATTACCACAGAAATATGATCATATTTTTGTAGCAAGTGGTACCGGCACTACTGTCGCCGGCTTGGCAGCCGGAGTGCTTCAAAAGAACCTGGCAACACGCGTACACAGTGTGCCCGTATTAAAAGGAGGCGATTTTTTGAAAAACGATGTGCAAACACTAGGGATAGATCCCGAAAAAATCACATTTCATACGGATTACCATTTTGGAGGATATGCTAAATACACCCCCGAATTATTGGCTTTCGTGAAAGACTTTGTACAACGAACTGGCATGATGATCGAACCCACATATACCGGAAAGGCATTTTACGCGTTGCTGGATCTCGTTCAACAGGATTACTTCGCACCAGACGATCACCTATTAATAGTACACACCGGCGGCCTGACGGGATTTTTGGGCATGTTTGAAAAATTTTAA
- a CDS encoding BamA/TamA family outer membrane protein, giving the protein MYTHAQSDSLSTTRDTVYTISRTDTIRGDQDAYDIVDAYRSIFPPKETTDVPKRRSGIAYLPNVNYNPSIGAQIGLKVVGGHVFGDRENTTMSTFATALSYTTRGIIVGYFNHDVYTRENKWNLKGNINIARMVGLDYGLGIGRPLANPTPDELLLNNPERNRFTYNYNVYNFSERLYKKLLPGMFVGAGVFFELKRGISVNNDSGISPNRIYSDWNNFDEERNNNNGIMLNFQYMTRDNPNNAYKGIYADMVLRSNQRWMGSQQSAYQLVTDFRKYWNLSKQETNHVLAFWSLGSFKLGKEFLPYLDLPGTGKDAYARSGRGYTLGYFKGLSFYYSELEYRFPILSNRFLSGVVFANVQTANDQMGTKLFRYWQPAGGTGLRVLFNKTTRTNLCIDYAFGRFGQRGFFLGLNEAF; this is encoded by the coding sequence GTGTATACACATGCTCAATCCGACAGTCTATCCACTACTCGTGATACGGTATACACAATCAGTCGAACAGATACCATCCGGGGAGATCAGGATGCTTACGATATCGTAGATGCATATAGGAGCATATTTCCTCCTAAAGAAACTACGGATGTACCCAAACGCCGATCTGGGATTGCCTATCTACCTAACGTCAATTACAACCCCAGTATTGGTGCGCAAATCGGATTGAAAGTGGTGGGTGGTCATGTATTTGGAGATCGGGAGAATACGACCATGTCCACTTTTGCTACCGCATTATCCTATACCACGCGCGGAATTATCGTCGGATATTTCAACCATGATGTGTATACAAGAGAAAACAAATGGAATTTAAAAGGTAATATTAATATTGCCCGCATGGTCGGCTTGGACTATGGTTTGGGCATCGGCAGGCCGCTGGCTAATCCTACACCAGATGAATTGCTTTTGAATAACCCCGAGCGGAATCGCTTCACTTACAATTACAATGTATATAATTTCAGCGAGCGTTTGTACAAGAAACTCTTACCGGGCATGTTTGTCGGCGCTGGTGTGTTTTTTGAATTAAAGCGTGGCATTTCGGTAAATAATGACTCGGGTATATCTCCCAACAGGATTTACAGCGACTGGAATAATTTTGACGAGGAGCGAAACAACAATAACGGGATCATGCTGAATTTTCAGTATATGACACGTGACAATCCTAACAATGCCTACAAAGGAATCTATGCCGATATGGTCCTGCGATCGAACCAGAGATGGATGGGTAGTCAGCAAAGTGCCTATCAGTTGGTCACGGACTTCCGCAAATATTGGAACCTTTCTAAGCAGGAAACAAATCATGTATTGGCTTTTTGGAGCTTAGGATCGTTTAAACTAGGAAAGGAATTTCTCCCTTATCTGGACTTACCAGGAACAGGTAAAGATGCCTATGCACGAAGCGGACGTGGCTATACCTTAGGATATTTTAAAGGACTTTCCTTTTATTATTCCGAACTGGAATATCGGTTCCCTATTTTATCCAATAGATTTTTAAGCGGAGTCGTATTTGCCAATGTGCAGACAGCCAACGATCAGATGGGAACCAAATTATTCCGTTATTGGCAACCGGCCGGAGGTACTGGTTTGCGGGTATTGTTCAATAAAACGACACGCACCAATTTGTGTATTGATTACGCCTTTGGAAGGTTCGGACAGCGCGGATTTTTCCTGGGGTTGAATGAAGCTTTTTAA